From a single Streptomyces sp. NBC_00377 genomic region:
- a CDS encoding N-acyl-D-amino-acid deacylase family protein yields MEDLVIRDADVVDGTGADSYRADVLIDEGRIVSIVKEAAAAGCQRPKAVRELDAEGLVLSPGFIDMHAHSDLALLRDPDHSAKAAQGVTLEVLGQDGLSYAPVDDRTLEGVRRAITGWNGYGDDLDLDWRSVGEYLDRLDHGFGGRGIAVNAAYLVPQGTVRALVVGWEDRPATDRELDRMRGLVAEGLEQGAVGLSSGLTYTPGMYAPGAELTELCRVVAEHGGYYCPHHRSYGAGALEAYAEMVELTRKAGCPLHLAHATMNFGVNEGRAPELLALLDQALESGADITLDTYPYTPGCTTLAALLPSWASEGGPAEILRRLADDDTAARIRHDLEVTGADGCHGVPVDWETVEISGVADPALGDFVGRTVRASAVRLGEAPWTTARRLLIEDGLGPTILQHVGHEENVRTIMRHRVHTGGSDGVLAGAKPHPRAYGTFPRYLGHYVRELGILSLEECVAHLTGRPAARLRLPDRGLVREGHRADLVLFDPATVAAGSTYDAPRTLPTGIPHVLIDGRFVVEDGRRTDVLAGRAVRRSPV; encoded by the coding sequence ATGGAAGACCTCGTCATCCGGGACGCGGACGTCGTCGACGGCACCGGCGCGGACTCCTACCGCGCGGACGTGCTGATCGACGAGGGCAGGATCGTCTCGATCGTGAAGGAGGCGGCGGCGGCCGGCTGCCAGCGCCCCAAGGCGGTACGGGAGCTGGACGCGGAAGGGCTGGTCCTCTCCCCCGGTTTCATCGACATGCACGCCCACAGCGACCTGGCCCTGCTGCGCGACCCCGACCACAGCGCGAAGGCCGCGCAGGGCGTCACCCTCGAAGTCCTCGGGCAGGACGGGCTGTCGTACGCCCCGGTCGACGACCGGACCCTCGAAGGGGTCCGCCGGGCCATCACCGGCTGGAACGGGTACGGCGACGACCTCGACCTCGACTGGCGCTCGGTGGGCGAGTACCTGGACCGGCTGGACCACGGCTTCGGCGGCCGGGGCATCGCCGTCAACGCGGCCTACCTCGTCCCGCAGGGCACGGTCCGCGCCCTCGTCGTCGGCTGGGAGGACCGCCCGGCCACCGACCGGGAGCTGGACCGCATGCGCGGGCTGGTCGCCGAGGGCCTGGAGCAGGGCGCCGTCGGCCTGTCCTCCGGTCTGACCTACACACCCGGCATGTACGCCCCGGGCGCCGAACTGACGGAACTGTGCCGCGTGGTGGCGGAGCACGGCGGCTACTACTGCCCCCACCACCGCAGTTACGGAGCCGGCGCGCTGGAGGCGTACGCGGAGATGGTCGAGCTGACCCGCAAGGCGGGCTGCCCGCTGCATCTCGCCCACGCCACCATGAACTTCGGCGTGAACGAGGGCCGCGCCCCCGAACTGCTGGCCCTCCTGGACCAGGCCCTGGAGTCGGGCGCCGACATCACCCTCGACACCTACCCCTACACGCCCGGCTGCACCACTCTCGCCGCCCTGCTGCCCAGCTGGGCGAGCGAGGGCGGCCCGGCGGAGATCCTGCGCCGGCTCGCGGACGACGACACGGCCGCCCGGATCCGCCACGACCTGGAGGTGACCGGCGCGGACGGCTGCCACGGGGTGCCGGTGGACTGGGAAACGGTCGAGATCTCCGGCGTGGCCGACCCGGCGCTGGGCGACTTCGTCGGCCGCACGGTCCGCGCGTCGGCCGTCCGTCTGGGCGAGGCCCCCTGGACGACGGCACGCCGCCTGCTGATCGAGGACGGGCTCGGCCCGACGATCCTCCAGCACGTCGGCCACGAGGAGAACGTCCGCACGATCATGCGCCACCGCGTCCACACGGGCGGTTCGGACGGCGTCCTGGCGGGCGCCAAGCCGCACCCGCGCGCCTACGGCACGTTCCCGCGCTATCTCGGCCACTACGTACGGGAGCTGGGGATCCTGTCCCTGGAGGAGTGCGTGGCCCACCTGACCGGCCGCCCGGCGGCCCGCCTGCGCCTGCCGGACCGGGGCCTCGTCCGCGAGGGCCATCGGGCCGACCTGGTGCTTTTCGACCCGGCCACGGTGGCGGCCGGCTCCACCTACGACGCCCCCCGCACCCTGCCCACCGGCATCCCGCACGTCCTGATCGACGGCCGTTTCGTCGTCGAGGACGGCCGCCGCACGGACGTGCTGGCGGGGCGGGCGGTCCGTCGCAGTCCCGTGTGA
- a CDS encoding S1 family peptidase: MRKPLVAAIFALAIAGAGAAPAVAAPVSAKPATPASATPVKADTAAAAPTLKAVNLAGTVALSNCSGSVVRFPNSLDTDPALVLSNGHCLSTGFPEPGEVLVNQASSRTFGLLNSAGTRVATLRASKLAYGTMTDTDISIYQLTSTYATIKNSYGISALTVQNTHPTAGTAITVASGYWKRLYSCNIDGFVYRMKEGDWTWKDSVRYTSACQTIGGTSGSPVIDQATGKVVAVNNTGNEDGERCTENNPCEVDAAGNVTVRQGINYAQETYLIPACFTTGNQLSLSASGCTLPKP, translated from the coding sequence ATGAGAAAGCCTCTCGTTGCCGCGATCTTCGCCCTGGCCATCGCCGGGGCGGGAGCGGCACCCGCGGTGGCCGCGCCGGTGAGCGCGAAGCCCGCGACCCCGGCCTCCGCGACCCCGGTCAAGGCGGACACCGCAGCCGCCGCGCCGACGCTCAAGGCCGTCAACCTCGCAGGGACCGTCGCGCTCAGCAACTGCTCCGGCTCGGTCGTCCGCTTCCCGAACTCCCTGGACACCGACCCGGCGCTGGTGCTCTCCAACGGCCACTGCCTGTCGACCGGTTTCCCGGAGCCGGGCGAGGTGCTCGTCAACCAGGCATCCAGCCGCACCTTCGGCCTGCTCAACTCGGCCGGCACGCGGGTCGCGACCCTGCGCGCGAGCAAGCTCGCCTACGGGACGATGACCGACACGGACATCTCGATCTACCAGCTCACCAGCACGTACGCCACGATCAAGAACTCGTACGGGATCTCCGCGCTGACCGTGCAGAACACCCACCCGACCGCCGGCACCGCCATCACCGTGGCGTCCGGCTACTGGAAGCGGCTCTACAGCTGCAACATCGACGGGTTCGTGTACCGCATGAAGGAGGGCGACTGGACCTGGAAGGACTCGGTCCGTTACACCTCCGCCTGCCAGACCATCGGCGGCACCTCCGGCTCGCCGGTGATCGACCAGGCCACCGGCAAGGTCGTCGCCGTCAACAACACGGGCAACGAGGACGGCGAGCGCTGCACCGAGAACAACCCCTGTGAGGTCGACGCCGCCGGCAACGTCACCGTCCGCCAGGGCATCAACTACGCCCAGGAGACCTACCTGATCCCGGCCTGCTTCACGACCGGCAACCAGCTCAGCCTGAGCGCGAGCGGGTGCACCCTGCCGAAGCCGTAG
- a CDS encoding pyridoxal phosphate-dependent aminotransferase, giving the protein MQVIQSTKLANVCYEIRGPVLEEAMRLEAAGHRILKLNTGNPAAFGFDCPPEILEDILRNVSTAHGYGDAKGLLAARRAVVMHNQTLGIETDVEHVFIGNGVSELIVMAMQGLLDDGDEVLVPAPDYPLWTAAVSLSGGTAVHYRCDEQADWMPDLADVERKVTDRTKAIVIINPNNPTGAVYDEAMVRGLTDIARRHNLLVCSDEIYDKILYDGAVHTPTAKVAPDLLTLTFNGMSKAYRVAGYRVGWMSISGPRAHADSYIEGLTILANMRLCANMPGQHGVVAALSGRQTIKDLVLPGGRLKEQVDTAYELLTQIPGVTCVRPKGALYLFPRLDPAVFKIKDDRQMVLDLLRQEKIMVVQGTGFNWPEPDHFRVVTLPTATDLRDAVGRIARFLDGYGQP; this is encoded by the coding sequence ATGCAGGTGATCCAGTCGACCAAGCTCGCCAACGTCTGTTACGAGATCCGGGGTCCGGTTCTCGAGGAGGCGATGCGCCTGGAAGCGGCTGGTCACCGCATCCTCAAGCTGAACACCGGCAACCCGGCGGCCTTCGGCTTCGACTGCCCGCCGGAGATCCTGGAGGACATCCTCCGCAACGTCTCGACGGCGCACGGCTACGGCGACGCCAAGGGCCTGCTGGCCGCACGCAGGGCCGTCGTGATGCACAACCAGACACTCGGCATCGAGACGGACGTCGAGCACGTCTTCATCGGCAACGGCGTCTCCGAGCTGATCGTGATGGCGATGCAGGGGCTGCTGGACGACGGGGACGAGGTCCTCGTACCGGCCCCCGACTACCCGCTGTGGACCGCCGCCGTCTCGCTCTCCGGCGGCACCGCCGTGCACTACCGGTGCGACGAGCAGGCCGACTGGATGCCCGACCTCGCGGACGTCGAGCGCAAGGTCACCGACCGCACCAAGGCGATCGTCATCATCAACCCGAACAACCCGACGGGCGCGGTGTACGACGAGGCGATGGTCCGGGGGCTCACGGACATCGCGCGCCGGCACAACCTCCTGGTCTGCTCGGACGAGATCTACGACAAGATCCTCTACGACGGCGCCGTCCACACCCCGACCGCCAAGGTCGCCCCAGATCTGCTCACCCTCACCTTCAACGGCATGTCGAAGGCGTACCGGGTGGCCGGCTACCGCGTCGGCTGGATGTCGATCTCCGGCCCGCGCGCGCACGCCGACTCCTACATCGAGGGTCTGACGATCCTGGCGAACATGCGGCTGTGCGCGAACATGCCGGGTCAGCACGGCGTGGTGGCGGCGCTCAGCGGACGCCAGACCATCAAGGACCTGGTGCTGCCGGGCGGGCGGCTCAAGGAACAGGTGGACACGGCGTACGAGCTGCTGACGCAGATCCCGGGCGTGACCTGCGTCCGCCCGAAGGGGGCGCTGTACCTCTTCCCGCGCCTGGACCCCGCCGTCTTCAAGATCAAGGACGACCGGCAGATGGTCCTGGACCTGCTGCGCCAGGAGAAGATCATGGTCGTCCAGGGCACCGGTTTCAACTGGCCGGAGCCGGACCACTTCCGGGTGGTCACCCTGCCGACGGCGACGGATCTGCGGGACGCGGTAGGCCGGATCGCCCGCTTCCTGGACGGCTACGGCCAGCCCTAG
- a CDS encoding SCO4983 family protein produces the protein MYEPIRTKSVHSTTMAGTPSDFPHRSREEELDIQLAAHLAALLAVTDELRAAAPSADLDTAAAGLAQQVSRLRGGRAPVRSTPTAGPADPHPAILHERAHALAGRALLVAASRADTAAAILAARRMDAHTAALVEQKELSTAG, from the coding sequence ATGTACGAGCCGATCCGCACCAAGTCGGTCCACAGCACGACGATGGCCGGCACACCCTCGGACTTCCCTCACCGCTCCCGCGAGGAAGAACTGGACATCCAGCTCGCAGCCCATCTCGCGGCGCTGCTCGCCGTCACCGACGAGCTGCGCGCAGCGGCACCGTCCGCCGACCTGGACACCGCGGCCGCAGGGCTCGCACAGCAGGTGAGCCGGTTGCGGGGAGGGCGGGCTCCGGTCCGCTCGACCCCCACCGCCGGCCCGGCGGACCCGCACCCCGCGATCCTGCACGAACGGGCGCACGCCCTGGCGGGCCGTGCCCTCCTCGTCGCCGCCTCCCGCGCGGACACGGCGGCGGCGATCCTCGCGGCCCGGCGCATGGACGCGCACACCGCCGCCCTCGTGGAGCAGAAGGAACTGAGCACCGCCGGCTGA